Proteins found in one Ptychodera flava strain L36383 chromosome 3, AS_Pfla_20210202, whole genome shotgun sequence genomic segment:
- the LOC139129379 gene encoding uncharacterized protein — protein sequence MLLINLFDKDDITPLIVGCSKEELEFRKRIMSDEFKNAKCSFSVGERVHAEYSQLYHSTNQQLLSPIINEEYLVPPRSDKPPILKHEKFKIISVVQEYEFEDPEKLDVAIKAVNEAAELIFQFNKTPSVWKIIGIPPSKEKEVEEKLTRSSKLKITPKIVTSTEELNSELMSSHLVLIPPAPTNYGNLTLAAMCAAIPVVYPKRSYSNDIVSKHIDKLEATECAINMDEDPEDLTKRIVSVVTKYPTAFQRAEIIRDHIKEKVAQDLRNSNGSFVASITADMQSTSPHVDDQDTETESTVEHKGTNNSYSTRSFG from the coding sequence ATGCTACTGATCAATCTCTTtgataaagatgacatcacGCCTTTGATCGTTGGTTGCAGTAAAGAGGAACTGGAATTTCGAAAGCGAATCATGTCAGATGAATTTAAGAATGCAAAGTGTTCGTTTTCTGTTGGAGAACGTGTCCACGCGGAATACAGCCAGCTTTATCACAGCACCAATCAGCAGCTTCTTTCGCCGATAATAAACGAAGAATACTTAGTGCCTCCAAGATCAGATAAACCACCGATACTCAAACacgaaaaattcaaaattatatcCGTTGTCCAGGAATACGAGTTTGAAGACCCCGAAAAACTTGATGTTGCTATAAAGGCGGTAAACGAAGCAGCGGAACTCATATTTCAGTTCAACAAAACTCCTTCGGTATGGAAAATAATTGGAATACCACCAAGCAAGGAGAAAGAGGTAGAGGAGAAGCTGACACGTAGCTCAAAATTAAAGATCACGCCTAAAATCGTGACAAGTACTGAAGAACTAAACAGCGAACTGATGTCATCTCATCTTGTATTAATTCCGCCAGCTCCCACAAATTATGGTAACCTTACTCTGGCAGCTATGTGCGCAGCGATACCCGTAGTCTACCCTAAAAGATCTTACAGCAATGATATCGTCAGTAAGCACATTGATAAGCTCGAAGCGACAGAATGTGCGATAAATATGGATGAAGACCCAGAGGATTTGACAAAGCGAATAGTGTCAGTTGTAACGAAATACCCGACAGCATTTCAGCGTGCAGAGATAATAAGAGATCACATAAAGGAAAAGGTAGCCCAGGATCTGCGGAATAGCAATGGAAGTTTTGTTGCCTCGATAACTGCCGATATGCAAAGCACCTCTCCACATGTGGACGATCAAGACACAGAAACTGAATCTACCGTTGAACACAAAGGTACCAATAACTCATACAGTACAAGGTCTTTTGGGTGA